In the Sulfoacidibacillus ferrooxidans genome, GCACTCCGTTCGCGCAACTCGCGAAGAATTTGCTAGATGGAGTGAAAATGCTGAGAGATGGTCAGTTGCTTTTACAACTGGCGGGACTGACTTTCTTCTTCAATTTCTTCTTTGGCGTGTATTCCATCGTGTTGCCGTTCATGGCTCAGAATCACTTTGGGGGAGCAAAAGCGTACGGGTTCCTTTGGTCGGCATTTGCGGTCGGTTCTTTCCTTGGAGGAATTATGTTTTCGAGGAAGTCATGGAAATGGGCTATGGGACCATCCATGGCGACTGTGATCGTTCTATGGGGGATACTTACGGTCGTGTTGGCGTTTGCTCATCAGTATTGGATGGTACTAGCCATCATGTTGGTAAATGGTCTTGTGTATACGCCATACGAGCCACTTTATAAGACCATTATTCAACAGATCGTTCCCCTTCGTATGCAAGCGAAAGTATCCAGCACAATTCGACCCATCACGGGGCTTGGACAACCTACTGGTAGTTGGCTAAGTGGCTTACTGGCAACGCATATTGGAACGGTGGGTTTAACGTTGGCGTCCGGAGGCGCAACCGTAGTCGTCGGATGTGCAAC is a window encoding:
- a CDS encoding MFS transporter — protein: MVVGPAIAGLSVAWLGYGPVLILDAMSFVICALFMSLIPSSLHTPGTPFAQLAKNLLDGVKMLRDGQLLLQLAGLTFFFNFFFGVYSIVLPFMAQNHFGGAKAYGFLWSAFAVGSFLGGIMFSRKSWKWAMGPSMATVIVLWGILTVVLAFAHQYWMVLAIMLVNGLVYTPYEPLYKTIIQQIVPLRMQAKVSSTIRPITGLGQPTGSWLSGLLATHIGTVGLTLASGGATVVVGCATYMTPRIRNYKNGTSDSSASDSV